The DNA region TGAGTCGGTCCATTAATAATGAAGGAGTTCTGCTCGGTCCCATTGGTGCTGCCAGGAAGCAGCTCAAAGCTGTAGGATGGTCGATAGTTTTGCTTGGATGGATCAGGAACAACTTTATACCAGAAGAACCTCCATCCTGCTGATTGAAGCTCCAAACCCTCACAGCTCAGAGTCACTGAGGCTCCAGGATTCGGCCATGATGGAGACACAGAGAGTTTATCTGTTGGAGAGAGTTTGTTTTCTCATAAACATCTACACATCAACATCAAACACCTCAACTTCTTGCTTCTTTACATGTTTACTGGAATAAAACCAAaagtgcagctttaattatttggCAACAGCCAAATGCATTCAAGGCAAAGGCAACAGTCCTAATTAAACTGGTGAACTACTGCAGAAAAAACTGGTCTCTTTATCAACTTTGctcatttttggaaaatgttttatgttggaATATGTCATTAGTGAAATTCGATGCACTTGGGCCCAAGCAGCATGATAGCTACATGCCAAACATTCCCAAGATTGTATTGTTCAAACATATTGACAATTAAAGTGTGTCATCCACCACTTTCATAACACCATGGATTAAGCTAGGTGTCAGAGATGCATCTCTTGACATTATTCTAAGGTATATAACTGATTTCTGAATGTTAAGTCAATGCCTTTTCCAGTTCTGACCCTTGTTTGACCTTTACCACCTCTCCAGGTGTTTCTAATAAATGTCCAGAGAGGAATCAGCAGACTCCTGACTCCTTAgttagaaaagaacaaaaagtttttgaaacttTACCTTGTTAATGGGGTGACTGATTCATTAAAcaatatgtttgatttattaGTGTCCTACTTTATATATAAACTTCTTGTTTCATAGTAAAACAGAAGCTTTCCATTAGGAATTGTCAATCTGAACTCCCACAGATTATGGCTGAAGTACATGAGCAGGCAACACAGTTACAGAATCAACCGTTGTATAGTAAAAACATGTTAGTGGGATAAAAAGACCAGGAGTGTTATAAACCCCAGAAAACCTTACTGAAAGAAACTGTTGGTTCATTTTcctatttttctgttgttttttttcttcttttgattcTAAAACTGTTGTTTTGACACAACTATATTATCTGCTATTATCCAACATTATGTTGCattgcatttattattttcttttttacaaatcagCAGATGGAAGCTTTAAATTATTCTTGATGTTTTATTGACAAGCTGATAACTAAACTCACCAGTTTTCTGAACAATGAGCTTGTTGCTGGTTTCAGTGTAGAAACCTGaatctcctctttctcctctgcAGCTGTACAGACCTCCAACTGAGACGACAAGGACTCCGTCTGgttcattgtttttaatgttggtAGTTCTAGAAGACTCAAACTCCTGTCTGAACCAGGAAATCTTCCAATCAGCAGAGCCGTCCACTGAACATCTCAATGTTAcaccgccccctgctggtatGATTGTGTTCTTTGCTGTCACTGTGGCTCTGGGCTTCCGTACTGTTGAGTTTAGGAAAAGAGGAGGTgggcaaattattaaaaaatgcaaaccatATAAAAGTCCAACAACAActtctaattaaacaaaatcaatgAGCAGCAAAATTAACGTAAttttcatattaataaaaatgaccaaCTTACATGCAGCTAATGTGAAAACATCACTCCACACTGATAAGGAGAACCTGTCTACTGCTCTGCAGCTGTAATCTCCGTTGTCAGATTCTGTTGCAGCGGTGATCGTGTATTCTTGGAACATTCCAGGTTTATCCAAGTCGTTTTTTCTCCATTGATTTGTTCCATGCCTAAATCGTCCATCTTGAATCTCACACTTAAGGGTAACTTTCTCTCCAATGTAAATGTGAGACCAGTTGGGTTGCAGGATCACAGTGGGTTTAATGGAAACTGATGGCATAAAGAagttaaacagacaaaaacaatgatgaatttttaaaaaaaattaacttatgTCAATTTAACAAGGTGGAAGATAACTTTTTTACTATTGCTATTATTCAAGTAAGCAAATATACAGTttcaaagtttaacatttttaaatggttaTTTCAAAGTCAAGTATATGTAGTTTATGTCGAAGTAGATTTTATGTCCCAATTTATGTAACTACATAATGAGTAATAAATTATGcttaatgttttattgacaAGCTGATAACTAAACTCACCTGTTTTCTGAACAGTGACCTTATTGCTGGTTTCAGTGTAGAAACCTGaatctcctctttctcctctgcAGCTGTACAGACCTCCAACTGAGACGACGAGGACTCCGTCTGGttcattgtttttaatgaagactCTAGAAGACTCAAACTCCTGTTTGAACCAGGAAATCTTCCAATCAGCAGAGCCGTCCACTGAACATCTCAATGTTAcaccgccccctgctggtatGATTGTGTTATTTGCTGTCACTGTGGCTCTGGGCTTCCGTACTGTTGAGTTGAAGAAAAGTGGTAATGGGTAGATCATGAAATTTTGTCAACCATTACGTCTTTAGCACTTATGATGTAATTTATGTTATATGACCAGATATCAGAAAATTCTACTTAAAACATGAGACaaagagaatgaaaataaaaatacaaaatcccTAACCATGTATCACTTTCTAACTGGTTTAATGGCATAAGTTTAATGAACCTGCTCTTTTTGGTGTGCTCTGGACATTTCccacaaaaaaagaatgacAATTCAACTTGTGatgtttcctctttctcttctgACAGAATGAAATCAGTAATTTATtacatgaaaaacagaaaatgcctGACTAAAACCCACATGATTTatccagtttttctgtttggtttgttgataaaagtatttaaaatgataGTTTGCATTGTCTTGTCCTCTCCCTGGTACTGTAGCTGTGATTTTCTATTCATCCAAATATAACTGAGTTTGTCCAGTTCACTTCCtctcacatttaaaagttgatTGCATCTTCTCTCTGCACTTATGAGGAAAAGCCTTTCCCCCTTTGGTGATTTCTTACCATTCTGTATGTTTGACACACATTTCAGATTCCCAATTaaacataatagaaaaaataacacaagTGAACAAAATGAAGCGTTTAACTGAAGCTTATTTTAAAAGGGGGAAAATGGTTCAAGTCTCCAGTTTTTCTATACATGATGAAGATAATCTTGAAAAGAGGAGTGTTTGACTCACACAACACTGACAGTCTGAAGGTATTACTCCAGTCTGTTAGCTGATAGTCACTTTTAGCCCTGCAGCTGTATTCTCCACTGTCAGATTCAGTAGCGCCGTTGATCCTGTATTCACTGGATGTTGGAGAGTTTCTGTTGCTTGTTCTCCATTCATACGTCCACTCAGTTCCTTCACCTCCTCTGATCTCACATCTCAGAGTGACTTTCTCTCCACTAAATATCTGAGACCATTTGGGCTCCATAGTCACTGAAACTCTGTTGGAAACTGTCAATACAACAAATGGACAGTTAGATGCAAGAAAAACcaaatacaaaaatgtctttttgttttctgtagaaaatgtgtaaatgtatATTGTTGTATTTCGTAGCAATAATCCGATTGTGTTGtaagatataaaatattttccatccaaTATCTGTGCTACCTTGGATTATGTATTatgtgcattttaaaatcttggaATAACTTAAACGTCTAGAAGTGTAGCATGAATGTACCTCATATTTTATCTTTGAGCAGTGCTATTTATCAGCTGAAAGATgcttacttttacttttttgttgatGAATTCTCATTAGACTTACATTATCAATATACATTTTCAATCTGATAACAGAATAAGTCTAAAATCAGTCATTTAGCAGAGTTACAATCTGTTCTACATATGGGATTCAATTGTTATTGTTCTACCTTAAAGCTTAGGACTCACCAGTCTCCTTAATGGTGACATCATCGCTCATAGGTGAGAGGAATCTCTCTATAAATCCTCTGCACCTGTAGATCCCTCCTTCAGTAATCCTGAAAACTCCATTTGATCTACCAGTTAATTTTTCACCTTGGAATGAGGAGCGTCTAAAAAGCTCATACGTTAAAGCAGCAGGTTTGTTTGCAGGTTTGTTTGCATTACAGATCAGTGTCACTCTGCCTCCTGGATGTTGAATGATCTCGCTGTCTGCTGTCAGAGTGACTTTGTCGTCCTGTTCTGAAAAGTtaggaaacaataaaacaggaatGTTGTCATGACTGTTAGAGCTAAATCACAATCATTTATAATTATCAGGTAAAATAGTTTTGGATTTTGAAGTGTCAGGAAAAGACATCTGACATTGACAATCCGTCTGGGCATCACAGAAAGTCCTGAGTGATCTCAGAAACtatgataatgataataataattttataacaCTAAATATCTGTGCCACATCATAGATTTTTGTATTAGGTCAAAAGTAAAAGTGGAccaatccattttttttctctggggTCACTAAGGAGAGTTGGTTTATTTCAGGTTGTTCTGATTTCCTCTCAAAAACCTTCATTTGTGAACAGAACAGTTGCATCGATTCTGACTAACACTTTGATCAACATGATGAAGTTTGCATCATCAACCCGGGGTATTTTTGCAGAACAAACAGAGTAATTTAGACGAGGGAGCTGTTGGAGCTCTTTCTCTAAATGGACATTCTACTGAAATATCaacaggaatatttttttttcattttcaacttGAGCAAATTACAAGagatgataataaaaaaacaactgtggAGTAAATGCTGCTCTTCAGGTCTGGATTTGTCATTTTCCGATTAGCAGCTGTAGCTTAATTAACTTATTTGGACCAAACAGTATAACATATGAGGATGCCTTAATGCTTAAGCTAACAATCACAATGCAAATTGTGGAACAGATGGATGAAATTGTGACAAATTTGTGCAATGCATGATAAGATTCAATAAGCATCAATTGAGCATCAATAGTgagtaaaacagatttttgtttaattttgtgtgtttgtgccgTACTGGCTGCAGTATTTTGACAAGAATGTGAAGTTTGGATCGTTGAGCTCAGTTTCTATTCCTACAGGTTGTTTTGATACGGTTGCCATGTTGACTTTTCAGTAATGGACGGACAGATCTCCTACAAGCTGGTTAGTTTAGAAATGTAAAGTTAGCTTTGTTCTTTTAGTCAGAGCATGAAACttaagtggtaaaaaaaaacactctgttTTAGGCGCTGGTGAGTTTCTGTggtggttgtggttggtacaTTGAGTTTTAGTTGACAGCCAGAAGGGGAAAGCTGAACTATAAAATAACATCTAGTCACTGGTTTTTAGTTTACTTTCACTTGCTTATAAATTTGTACTTATACTTAAAAGGGCTGCAACGCTACACAAAACATCATACTAActgtattaaaatgaaaaataaaataaaataattaacatcCATAAATTACATAAGCTGaatgaggaaagaaaataaaatgtatttctcacCTTGAGTGTTTCCATAAAAGACCACACAGAGCACTGAAACAAAGATAAACTTCTTTAGAAGATAAATTTCTATCAAACTGACGCAGTTAGTGatattacatttaaacattCGTATTTTCACATGTAAAGAGCTTTTTCATTAACTCAAATTACCTAACTGGGTGATTAAAAAAGTTGCTTTAAGTGCCCGAGGAACATGTTCAACcagttttacacttttataCAAAATGCCAACAGAGACTCAGTAATTTACTTACCGAAGAAGCTCAGCCTCAGTAGCAGCTCCTTCCCCATCCTCACATACAGACCAAATGCGAGGTCTGCCTGACTACCGGGGTGTCGACTGTCGGTTTCCTCCCCCCTTTGATGTCAGCAGTTATCAGAAGCCGTTACGTTTCCTGTCCGCTGCATGTTCGCATGTTTCATGTGCAAAGATCTGCGCTtggcctttaaaaaaacattcaaccaAAGTTGCAAAGGTGGAAGTTGAAATAGGTGATGTGGATTTCTGCACATGCATGGATTTGTGGTGCAAAAATGATTAAAGAGAGCTTATtctctttaaaatgtgtttataaataGAATATCCTCTACTTGTGCTGCATTGTTTAAGCATCAGTCATCCACTCTAAGGTGAAGCTATTATACAAACAATGCTTTAAacaccaagcttgtgaagctcaTGGAGACTTGTTGTAAAAGATTTGCAGGTGTAACTACAACTAAAAATGATGCTACAAAGTAGTTAGACACGTTGAAACACATGCCAACTACACTAACCAGAGTAATGCCACTATTGTGTGCTACTTTCCAGTTTCACACAAGTattgtttgttcttcatttagAGCTGAGCACATTTACTGACCACAAAGACGAGGTGTTGCTGTTAGCTCTGATAGGGGGCTCTGCAAAGTCACACactatttatttgttctgtacGCGTCTGACATTGTTCCTCTACGCATCATAATGCAAAGTTTTGCGGCCTTCACAACTGGCCTAAAAATGTGACTCATGTGAAACTAAACCGTGTTAATGATAGCATTGTGCTGTTAGCCTGATGTATTTGTGATGCtagaaaaacatcagcagagaCGGCGTTGCTAATGGCCACCATGTTGTGGTATGGCTGTGTGCTGAAAGGTTTCTGAAGCAAATAACTGATGATTCATAACTGATTTAATTGccaaagatgaataaataaatagatcaGTCTTATCGATGTTCATTTGAATCAGTTAGGAAACAAGCTAGTACCAGGACTttaatatgtttgtgtttattatttaaccAACTGTGTTCCATTTAGAGTCTGTACAATTGGATATCACCTGCTGTAATTTCAGagaatgagtccaaatcttgatACTGAAAGATAATATGTTTAGCTttcacaaaataactttttgtcaAATGGCTAGTTTCGAAAATTCAGACATACCACATGATAAATGTGCTATAAATGTGTCTTTGGTGGACACTGTTGGTGGAATAAAGTCAAAGATCCGCAATCATAACTGTGTTGCCTGGTTCACATGAGAGCTGTCCAGTTCTAAAATTGGTGCTTGTAGTTCATAAGACGCCCCGACgctaaaaatgaccaaattagTCTAAAGTGGAACATTTTATGGACTGATGAAGCAAGGGTGGgacatttttaaaggggcagtattatgtgttttccaggcagatAGTGCCACTTTATAGCACAACAAAATAACTCCAATTGTAAAAACGCTGTATATATGTaaagtatgatttaaaatacCTTGAAATTAGgtgtctgtttctttaaaaactcttcttTGTGAAACTCCACCTTCGGGAAGTCATTACATCAGCTATCTTAACCCTttggcaatgtttttttttttttttaccagcgtttcactggaAAGCAGCTatatataatgagctcagctgatgtgcagttccaccaggtgtttgctgattgctgctggctagtctgaaggagctgatggGGGAGTAGTAAGTGAGGGCTGCTATGTGAGACCGAAGCTTGGAAACTGTATCTCTGAGGAGATATTTTACACAagtgaatggttgccacggcgattaaagtatttctcatGAGAATTAAGGCAACACTGCAgttatgattttgatgatggaataacattataacatgatgtaaagtttaaaaaagatgactttacatgatactgcccctttaattcgTTGATCTACAATCTTCAGGATCCACTTTAAAGTTAAGCAGTGGGtttcaagtaaaattaaagttgaCCTTTATGTCAACTTATGTTTTTCCCACATTGAAAACAATTGCAGAGTTCCATGTGACAGTGAAtttgtgaagggaaaaaaaagattatggtGATGGCAGGGAGGCCttccaactttaaaaaacttgtagctcatcaccaaagataaaaactcaaattacCTGCAGAAACACCCAAAAAGTCAATCAGCGATtataaaaaggcttttttaaTAGCTGTTGGTATCACTttacaaaaaactttttgtttgaaggaaaatatctaaatctacCAAACGTGGAAATAGTTTGAAACCTGACTGTATAAGAAcagttaaaattttctttttaaagaaagaatacATTCAGCATAGAATTATggtaaatattaattaaacatcAGTAAACATGTTTACATACTTTTATTTAGCATGATGACTCCTTACATGTATGCCAGGtgtaataaaatggaaaatatcaaAGTGTCATGGCTTTCTTAAGTTGttgtttgtgtatgtttttgcatttcacatttcaaaatcATGCATCCAGTGAGTttgtaattaataataattgtaaGTATGGAgttaaaaatggtcaaaaataaaaataaaaatacacacaaatatttttacatctaaGTAATATATGTTTTTCTGCATGCAAATAGAATAAACAGAGCTAATAATATATCTTTACACCAAACATAGAAATGAATTTTCTTGAACAATAAACATGAGAAGTGCTGCATTTTTAAAGGACATACtgttatgttaaaataaaacctgagcTAAGTGATTTCAGTCcagacaaaactttaaattgtatCTGTTCCAATTTCTGTACGTTTGTGTTTGTATTCCAGAGCTACTTGCATCAGTTTCATAAAATGTTGACTAGCTCATCTTCATCCACAGACTTTTGTTAGAACCATTTGAGGATGtggctttttttcttatgttgcaataataaaaaactcaatTCAGTTCAATCTGAACCAACAGAAagttaaaatgcatttttgtaaatgttcttGAACTGATTTCAGAATAAACTGCAGCAGGACTCCACTTTCCTGTAGAGAAAAAGTGTGACAATGTAACAcatgttcttgttttgtcatcatttgcaaaaacaatttcaacCATGAAAACTTTACAGCAAATTTTCAAAGAttgacaatatatatatttttttatttttctctatattATGAAGTAGCAGCAAATTTTACCTCTGAACATgaaaatcaaatacaaaaaatacatatatatatttattcaattaaCAAATTACTTGctataaattacataaaaacaccTTGAATATTTACAAATTCATCTCAATGCAGAGTTCACatacctttttgttttcttttcactacAGTGATTCTTTTAGCATTCAATGgattctaaaacaaaaaccagatcTCAGTATTTTTAGAGCACAAAGATCATCTGTAGCAGATATTATTTGGTGTGAATATGCAGATGCTGTGATGAACTGAAATCAGCAGAGTAGTTCTACtttatgttgaaaacaaatCACCAACATTTCTCATGCAatcaacaaacaaatgtttccacAGAGAAACCAAACTATTGATGCAGATGAGAGTCAGTTATCTAGAACTCTGGTTTTCTAATCTGTCCGATTCTGCTGATTTCTACTTGTAGCATGTAGATGCTCAAAGGGCAGATTGTCTGAACTGCATGCTGAGTTTTAATAGCATGTAGTAGAGATGCTATAAAGTCACATTTCAGTGAAAACATTAACTGGAGCCGCAGCTGAACGCACCTacctgtgttttctgttgttcaTATTTATGTAAACATGATCGTCCTCTGGGTTACCAGGCCTCCCTGTCAATCatcagaaataacaaaaaagaatatttaaggTGAAGCAGGGATCaaattaatacaataaaatgtacAGATGGATATAATCTGCATAACAAAAAGGTATCTTTAAAGAAACAGGcggaagcaaaaacaacaatgttccCCACACCAAAGCCCTGAGGAACACCAAACTAGACAGGAATGGTATCTGTAAGTACATGGAGCCATTGATTGAATTTTTAACTACTGCACTTCAGTCAACAGTATTTAAAGCTCAGGTCTAAAATCAGATCTAACATAAGGAGCAGAACGTTGACCTTCATCACTCTACATCAAACTATCATTTGAAACTccaggaagagctggaagaTGATTGGTATTTACAAAACTCTGACTGAAAATAGTCCAGAATAAGATGTTGATCAAGAGGTTATGTCTGCTTGACTACAATTGTTCCTAAAATCctggccagaaaaaaaaaagcttctttctACTGAAAATCCAAATCATGTCAAGAGCAGGTGGAttacagcatttattttatttttttcagataaaacaGTATGTGACCCAAAGCTAGTGAAGCATTAACTATTATGGTTAGTACAGTAGGACCAATactgaatagaaataaaacttaCTATTGTTAGAGGCTGACTGGATTGTCTCATACTCAGAAGTATCAcctgcaaaataataaaaagg from Xiphophorus maculatus strain JP 163 A chromosome 14, X_maculatus-5.0-male, whole genome shotgun sequence includes:
- the LOC102220134 gene encoding titin-like isoform X2 translates to MGKELLLRLSFFVLCVVFYGNTQEQDDKVTLTADSEIIQHPGGRVTLICNANKPANKPAALTYELFRRSSFQGEKLTGRSNGVFRITEGGIYRCRGFIERFLSPMSDDVTIKETVSNRVSVTMEPKWSQIFSGEKVTLRCEIRGGEGTEWTYEWRTSNRNSPTSSEYRINGATESDSGEYSCRAKSDYQLTDWSNTFRLSVLLRKPRATVTANNTIIPAGGGVTLRCSVDGSADWKISWFKQEFESSRVFIKNNEPDGVLVVSVGGLYSCRGERGDSGFYTETSNKVTVQKTVSIKPTVILQPNWSHIYIGEKVTLKCEIQDGRFRHGTNQWRKNDLDKPGMFQEYTITAATESDNGDYSCRAVDRFSLSVWSDVFTLAALRKPRATVTAKNTIIPAGGGVTLRCSVDGSADWKISWFRQEFESSRTTNIKNNEPDGVLVVSVGGLYSCRGERGDSGFYTETSNKLIVQKTDKLSVSPSWPNPGASVTLSCEGLELQSAGWRFFWYKVVPDPSKQNYRPSYSFELLPGSTNGTEQNSFIINGPTHTAGFVCRAGRDKSVFYTYYSEPEFVWSAGSAAASLTVSPDRVQHFMSESVTLTCKGNSTDWRVKVFTETGRLSDITCSNWGRMTGSTCTINMYLSDSGVYWCESGSGEFSNAVNITVQGDYSAPLLVSPVHPVTEGDPVTLSCRDKKQNLLSKVFFYHNNKLINNDSREELNISAVSKSDEGFYKCQHSGKESPRSWMSVRVTVSSPVSSSFPVMLIVGPVVGIVLIILIILLILLWRCRRSKDSWFISSNQSESSNQSSNRNDVVNQTGRHDCNALVHDNNLLCQTTKRKLSGDVGLYESVKTPGAAGDGDAHFYESVKYPETAGEEESEGAAYCLVEVVNVGHKRKPHERTPYSVLRTRDSGTWSPAATDEAVYSEIAMDTAS
- the LOC102220134 gene encoding titin-like isoform X1, with amino-acid sequence MGKELLLRLSFFVLCVVFYGNTQEQDDKVTLTADSEIIQHPGGRVTLICNANKPANKPAALTYELFRRSSFQGEKLTGRSNGVFRITEGGIYRCRGFIERFLSPMSDDVTIKETVSNRVSVTMEPKWSQIFSGEKVTLRCEIRGGEGTEWTYEWRTSNRNSPTSSEYRINGATESDSGEYSCRAKSDYQLTDWSNTFRLSVLLRKPRATVTANNTIIPAGGGVTLRCSVDGSADWKISWFKQEFESSRVFIKNNEPDGVLVVSVGGLYSCRGERGDSGFYTETSNKVTVQKTVSIKPTVILQPNWSHIYIGEKVTLKCEIQDGRFRHGTNQWRKNDLDKPGMFQEYTITAATESDNGDYSCRAVDRFSLSVWSDVFTLAALRKPRATVTAKNTIIPAGGGVTLRCSVDGSADWKISWFRQEFESSRTTNIKNNEPDGVLVVSVGGLYSCRGERGDSGFYTETSNKLIVQKTDKLSVSPSWPNPGASVTLSCEGLELQSAGWRFFWYKVVPDPSKQNYRPSYSFELLPGSTNGTEQNSFIINGPTHTAGFVCRAGRDKSVFYTYYSEPEFVWSAGSAAASLTVSPDRVQHFMSESVTLTCKGNSTDWRVKVFTETGRLSDITCSNWGRMTGSTCTINMYLSDSGVYWCESGSGEFSNAVNITVQGDYSAPLLVSPVHPVTEGDPVTLSCRDKKQNLLSKVFFYHNNKLINNDSREELNISAVSKSDEGFYKCQHSGKESPRSWMSVRVTVSSPVSSSFPVMLIVGPVVGIVLIILIILLILLWRCRRSKDSWFISSNQSESSNQSSNRNDVVNQTGRHDCNALVHDNNLLCQTTKRKLSGKKGDVGLYESVKTPGAAGDGDAHFYESVKYPETAGEEESEGAAYCLVEVVNVGHKRKPHERTPYSVLRTRDSGTWSPAATDEAVYSEIAMDTAS
- the LOC102220134 gene encoding titin-like isoform X3, encoding MGKELLLRLSFFVLCVVFYGNTQEQDDKVTLTADSEIIQHPGGRVTLICNANKPANKPAALTYELFRRSSFQGEKLTGRSNGVFRITEGGIYRCRGFIERFLSPMSDDVTIKETVSNRVSVTMEPKWSQIFSGEKVTLRCEIRGGEGTEWTYEWRTSNRNSPTSSEYRINGATESDSGEYSCRAKSDYQLTDWSNTFRLSVLLRKPRATVTANNTIIPAGGGVTLRCSVDGSADWKISWFKQEFESSRVFIKNNEPDGVLVVSVGGLYSCRGERGDSGFYTETSNKVTVQKTVSIKPTVILQPNWSHIYIGEKVTLKCEIQDGRFRHGTNQWRKNDLDKPGMFQEYTITAATESDNGDYSCRAVDRFSLSVWSDVFTLAALRKPRATVTAKNTIIPAGGGVTLRCSVDGSADWKISWFRQEFESSRTTNIKNNEPDGVLVVSVGGLYSCRGERGDSGFYTETSNKLIVQKTDKLSVSPSWPNPGASVTLSCEGLELQSAGWRFFWYKVVPDPSKQNYRPSYSFELLPGSTNGTEQNSFIINGPTHTAGFVCRAGRDKSVFYTYYSEPEFVWSAGSAAASLTVSPDRVQHFMSESVTLTCKGNSTDWRVKVFTETGRLSDITCSNWGRMTGSTCTINMYLSDSGVYWCESGSGEFSNAVNITVQGDYSAPLLVSPVHPVTEGDPVTLSCRDKKQNLLSKVFFYHNNKLINNDSREELNISAVSKSDEGFYKCQHSGKESPRSWMSVRVTVSSPVSSSFPVMLIVGPVVGIVLIILIILLILLWRCRRSKAPISQRAAIRAPTETTSSTRLDAMIATLLFTTIICYARQRKGN